A window of Microscilla marina ATCC 23134 contains these coding sequences:
- a CDS encoding prolyl oligopeptidase family serine peptidase: MSISGRMIWWGWYCLWGVVVVGCNRPQAKNGQKTQDSVTVSTLADSVEVKPPTCDSLRRMQTIKVAGHLVDIAVPQDSTNIKANLLVLQGWNFPKDDWCKKSSLCKKALSQGYRLIMPEMGKSTYSSKLYPETLKQWRKYPTLKWVTDSLIPYLQQRYCIMTPHQANFVVGLSTGARGAGLVVLNLPGLFKAVAALSGDFDQRKIPYDRIMTGFYGSIATFPKRWAGEDNMVVNIQKFKTPFYLGHGKLDRVCPPAQTQLFYQTLKKAHPRLKVVLSMPTWAAHNYRYWDYEVDKFLKFFEAYR, translated from the coding sequence ATGAGTATCTCAGGTAGAATGATATGGTGGGGGTGGTATTGCCTATGGGGAGTGGTGGTGGTGGGGTGCAATCGCCCACAGGCAAAAAATGGCCAAAAAACGCAAGATTCTGTTACTGTATCTACATTAGCCGACTCTGTTGAGGTAAAACCACCCACTTGCGACTCTTTGCGGCGAATGCAAACCATCAAAGTAGCGGGACATTTGGTAGACATTGCCGTACCTCAGGATTCGACAAACATAAAAGCCAACTTATTGGTATTGCAAGGCTGGAACTTCCCTAAAGACGATTGGTGTAAGAAATCGTCCTTGTGTAAAAAAGCCCTGTCGCAAGGCTATCGGTTGATTATGCCCGAAATGGGCAAAAGCACTTATTCTTCCAAACTATACCCGGAAACTCTCAAACAATGGCGCAAGTACCCTACCCTTAAGTGGGTAACTGATTCGTTGATTCCTTATTTGCAACAACGATATTGTATCATGACGCCCCATCAGGCAAACTTTGTGGTAGGGCTTTCTACTGGAGCAAGGGGGGCTGGGTTGGTAGTACTCAATCTACCTGGTTTGTTTAAGGCCGTTGCTGCTCTTTCCGGAGACTTTGACCAAAGAAAAATACCCTACGATCGTATTATGACTGGGTTTTATGGCAGTATTGCTACTTTTCCGAAGCGCTGGGCAGGGGAAGATAATATGGTGGTAAATATTCAAAAATTTAAAACGCCATTTTACCTGGGGCACGGCAAGTTAGACCGCGTATGCCCCCCTGCCCAAACTCAGTTATTTTACCAAACACTTAAGAAAGCTCACCCTCGGCTCAAAGTAGTGTTAAGTATGCCAACGTGGGCAGCTCATAACTACAGGTATTGGGACTATGAAGTAGATAAGTTTCTGAAGTTTTTTGAGGCTTATAGGTGA
- a CDS encoding LytR/AlgR family response regulator transcription factor gives MTIRCIIVDDEPLATDILEAYVSKIAFLELVQICANAFEALDCLKRNTIDLIFLDINMPDLSGIEFLNALPQKPAVIFTTAYADYAVEGFNLDAVDYLLKPISFDRFLKAANKAESFLASKQSGKEVVGADEAPTEHLFVKTEYKIVKVNLKDIWYVEGLKDYIKIVTFEGQLLTLQSMKNMQETLPDAQFMRVHKSYIIAMAYIESIERNKIKIQDKWIPIGTTYRDQFYKRIEH, from the coding sequence ATGACCATACGCTGTATTATAGTAGATGACGAACCCCTGGCTACCGATATATTAGAAGCTTATGTAAGTAAAATTGCTTTTTTGGAGTTGGTGCAAATATGTGCCAATGCCTTTGAAGCCTTGGACTGTCTGAAGAGAAACACGATTGATTTGATATTTTTAGATATTAATATGCCGGATTTGTCAGGCATTGAGTTTTTAAATGCCTTGCCTCAAAAGCCTGCGGTGATTTTTACTACGGCTTATGCCGACTATGCCGTTGAGGGGTTTAACCTTGATGCGGTAGACTATTTGCTTAAACCTATTTCGTTTGACCGTTTTCTAAAGGCAGCCAACAAAGCCGAAAGTTTCTTAGCCAGTAAGCAGTCGGGCAAGGAGGTGGTGGGAGCTGATGAAGCCCCCACAGAACACCTTTTTGTGAAAACTGAGTATAAAATTGTGAAAGTAAATTTGAAGGATATATGGTATGTAGAAGGGTTAAAGGATTACATCAAAATAGTGACTTTCGAAGGGCAACTGCTTACGCTTCAAAGTATGAAAAATATGCAGGAGACCTTGCCCGATGCGCAGTTTATGCGGGTGCATAAGTCTTATATTATTGCTATGGCGTATATAGAAAGCATTGAGCGCAATAAAATTAAAATTCAAGACAAGTGGATTCCTATTGGCACTACCTACCGCGATCAATTCTACAAGCGCATAGAGCACTAG
- a CDS encoding DJ-1/PfpI family protein: MDNKKYNVGIYLFDDVEVLDFAGPFEVFAVTAELSDYQYFEVFTISESGQQVKARNGLKVQPDYSFENHPAIDVLIVPGGMGTREVFKHQKPLDWIAKTDTTTHITMSVCTGALLLAKLGLLNNQPATTHHTTFDFLRKVSPTTEVIEDQRFVDNGHVMTAGGIAAGIDLSLHVVEKLFGKEAVAKTLTEMEYGDWRAATV; this comes from the coding sequence ATGGACAACAAAAAATACAACGTAGGGATTTACCTGTTTGACGATGTAGAAGTATTAGATTTTGCCGGACCTTTTGAAGTTTTTGCTGTAACAGCAGAACTATCAGACTATCAATATTTTGAAGTCTTCACTATTAGCGAAAGTGGGCAACAAGTAAAAGCTCGGAATGGGTTAAAGGTACAGCCTGACTACAGTTTTGAGAACCATCCTGCAATAGATGTCTTGATTGTTCCAGGGGGGATGGGTACCCGCGAGGTATTTAAGCATCAAAAGCCTCTCGACTGGATTGCTAAAACAGACACCACTACTCATATTACTATGTCGGTGTGTACTGGAGCGCTATTATTGGCAAAGTTGGGTTTGCTCAACAATCAGCCCGCTACTACCCACCACACCACCTTTGATTTTTTGAGGAAAGTATCGCCCACTACTGAGGTAATAGAAGACCAGCGTTTTGTAGACAATGGACATGTGATGACTGCGGGGGGGATTGCGGCAGGCATCGATTTGTCGTTGCATGTAGTAGAAAAACTTTTTGGTAAAGAGGCAGTGGCAAAAACCCTGACAGAAATGGAGTATGGCGATTGGCGAGCGGCCACTGTGTAG
- a CDS encoding GlxA family transcriptional regulator, whose protein sequence is MKTIAFVILPQVHILDLAGPLQVFYEAKNDYQQPFDLQQVALAPEVSMAQGLTLSHLAPYTTLSLQKGDYIIIAGIHTSGFRSEIYQQASPAFFAWLNAQHVQGVKICSVCTGAFVLAQAGLLDGKKCTTHWKASQELHDKFPAAKVQSDCLYIKDQQVYTSAGVASGIDLALSILEEEAGALLAAKVAREIVVYMRRNGLEQQQSIYLDYRTHLYEGVHRVQDWLVQNPEKKNNLEELAEMAHMSSRNLTRLFRKATGVSVHEFATKIRLELAKKLLKNPDLTIEAVAARCGFKDARQLRRLWREQFAQSPLEWRVSQVM, encoded by the coding sequence ATGAAAACCATTGCTTTTGTCATTTTACCCCAAGTACATATACTAGACCTTGCCGGACCTTTGCAAGTGTTTTATGAAGCCAAAAACGACTATCAGCAACCGTTTGATTTGCAACAAGTAGCCCTTGCTCCAGAGGTGTCTATGGCACAAGGGCTTACCTTGAGCCACTTGGCACCTTATACCACGCTCAGTTTGCAGAAAGGAGATTATATAATAATTGCGGGTATACATACCAGTGGTTTTCGTTCAGAAATATACCAGCAAGCCTCCCCTGCATTTTTTGCCTGGCTCAATGCCCAGCACGTTCAAGGTGTAAAAATATGTTCGGTGTGTACAGGGGCGTTTGTATTGGCACAAGCTGGTTTGTTAGACGGTAAAAAATGCACTACTCATTGGAAAGCTTCCCAGGAACTCCATGATAAGTTTCCAGCGGCTAAAGTGCAGTCTGACTGCCTGTATATTAAAGACCAACAAGTGTATACCAGTGCTGGAGTAGCTTCGGGTATCGATCTTGCCTTGTCTATTCTGGAAGAGGAAGCAGGTGCTTTATTGGCGGCAAAAGTAGCCCGCGAAATTGTGGTGTATATGCGACGCAATGGGTTGGAGCAACAGCAAAGTATTTACCTGGATTATCGAACCCATTTGTATGAAGGAGTACACCGGGTACAAGATTGGTTGGTGCAAAACCCAGAGAAAAAAAACAACCTCGAAGAACTTGCCGAAATGGCGCACATGAGTAGTCGCAACCTTACCCGTTTGTTTCGTAAGGCTACTGGAGTCAGTGTGCATGAGTTTGCTACTAAAATAAGACTTGAGTTGGCAAAAAAACTACTTAAAAACCCTGACCTCACCATTGAGGCGGTAGCTGCCCGGTGTGGCTTCAAAGATGCCCGTCAGTTGCGTCGTTTATGGCGCGAGCAGTTTGCCCAAAGCCCGCTCGAATGGAGAGTGAGTCAGGTGATGTAA
- a CDS encoding serine hydrolase domain-containing protein translates to MLKNFWIYFGGVVLTSWLSSCGVKSEKVREVSLDKEVAAQPTKPTIDFPLRNHHSNYNETVKFDTLIHRFMHYWDVQGLSLGIVKDGKLLYAKAYGEADTINHEKTAPYHLFRTASVSKLVTAVAIMKLVEAKKIRLDQAVFGKKGILNDTAYLHYNNPRLLKIKVEHLLTHTGGWRNVYRTDPMFVPLAVAKRMQVKSPPSFETTLKFMLTQEVAFEPGKFYDYSNFGYCVLGKVVEKAAGMPYEKYVQQILKPLGIERMRLSKNRMQDQAFTEVRYYEHANAEKKLSCYNTGDSVARTYDATNIEALGPAGGWLATPTDLLRLVTAIDGFSTLPDFLTPESIRAMTTPRDSSEKKVLGWKACNAQRWWRTGSLAGTGIVVKRRQDGISYAIVTNTSTWRGPGFSYELEGLMRRGIKTIKQWPQKDLFLVTDSTAVQ, encoded by the coding sequence ATGTTAAAAAATTTCTGGATTTATTTTGGGGGAGTTGTCCTTACGAGCTGGTTAAGTAGCTGTGGAGTGAAGAGTGAAAAGGTACGCGAAGTAAGTTTAGACAAAGAAGTAGCTGCCCAGCCTACCAAACCTACCATTGACTTTCCTTTAAGAAATCACCATTCAAACTATAACGAAACGGTGAAGTTTGATACTTTGATCCATCGGTTTATGCATTATTGGGATGTGCAAGGGCTTTCGCTGGGCATCGTAAAAGACGGTAAGTTGCTGTATGCCAAAGCATATGGCGAAGCAGACACCATCAACCACGAAAAAACAGCCCCCTATCATTTATTTCGCACCGCAAGCGTATCAAAGCTTGTCACAGCAGTGGCCATTATGAAACTGGTAGAAGCTAAAAAAATCAGGCTTGATCAGGCAGTTTTTGGCAAAAAAGGCATTTTAAATGATACTGCTTATTTGCACTATAACAACCCTCGCCTACTCAAAATCAAAGTAGAACATTTGCTTACCCATACAGGTGGCTGGCGCAATGTTTATCGTACCGACCCTATGTTTGTTCCTTTGGCTGTAGCCAAACGTATGCAGGTAAAGTCGCCCCCAAGCTTTGAAACTACCCTCAAGTTTATGCTTACCCAAGAGGTAGCCTTTGAGCCTGGCAAGTTTTACGACTATTCTAACTTTGGGTATTGTGTACTGGGCAAAGTAGTAGAAAAAGCCGCAGGAATGCCCTATGAAAAATATGTACAACAAATATTGAAACCTTTGGGCATTGAACGAATGCGTTTGAGCAAAAATAGAATGCAAGACCAAGCTTTTACCGAAGTAAGGTATTATGAGCATGCCAACGCAGAAAAAAAACTCTCGTGTTACAATACGGGCGATTCGGTAGCCCGCACCTATGATGCCACCAATATAGAGGCACTGGGTCCGGCAGGAGGCTGGCTGGCTACCCCCACTGACTTGTTGCGTTTGGTAACAGCAATTGATGGGTTCAGCACATTACCCGATTTTTTAACCCCAGAAAGTATCAGGGCAATGACCACCCCACGCGATAGCAGCGAAAAAAAGGTGTTAGGTTGGAAAGCCTGCAATGCCCAAAGATGGTGGCGCACCGGAAGTCTTGCCGGCACTGGCATTGTAGTAAAACGCAGGCAAGACGGCATAAGCTATGCCATTGTTACTAATACCAGCACCTGGAGAGGTCCAGGATTTAGCTATGAACTGGAGGGGCTCATGAGACGAGGAATAAAAACCATTAAACAATGGCCACAAAAAGACTTATTTTTGGTAACAGATAGTACAGCAGTGCAATAG
- a CDS encoding serine hydrolase domain-containing protein: MTKIQEKNLLIAVFICILGLPGSSLTAQNSDYFPPRGATWQSKSPKQLQVNQQRLQEAVNFAKANEYSGSRDLRTAILKGFRREPFHKILGPVKKRGAPTGMILKNGYVIAQWGDTKRVDMTFSVTKSYLSTVAALAIDEKLIGSLDDRVGQYVWDGKFSGQHNAKITWAHLLTQSSDWYGQLWGGHDWADRPPNTGNIDEWQRRKLHEPGTHFKYNDVRVNLLAYSLLQVWRKPLPQVLKEKVMDKIGASTTWRWFGYDNSWVNVDGTKVQSVSGGGHSGGGLFINTEDHARFGLLFLNNGNWNGKQIFSPQWIKAATTSSKANVNYGYMWWLNKQGARHWAGVSERVYYAAGFGGNFIVIAPQHNLVIVTRWLAPSKVGEMVKKVIKSLD; this comes from the coding sequence ATGACTAAAATTCAAGAAAAAAATTTATTGATTGCTGTTTTTATCTGTATCCTTGGGCTGCCTGGAAGCAGTTTGACAGCCCAAAACAGCGATTACTTCCCGCCAAGGGGTGCTACCTGGCAAAGCAAATCACCTAAGCAACTACAAGTAAACCAGCAACGCCTACAAGAGGCAGTAAACTTTGCCAAAGCCAATGAATACTCAGGATCGCGTGATTTACGCACAGCTATCTTAAAGGGCTTTCGCCGCGAACCTTTTCACAAAATATTGGGACCAGTCAAAAAACGAGGAGCTCCTACAGGTATGATCTTAAAGAATGGCTATGTGATTGCCCAATGGGGCGATACCAAGCGGGTTGACATGACTTTTAGTGTAACCAAAAGCTATTTGTCTACAGTAGCAGCGCTGGCTATAGACGAAAAACTGATAGGTTCACTTGATGATCGGGTAGGACAATATGTATGGGATGGAAAGTTTAGTGGACAACACAACGCCAAAATAACCTGGGCACACCTGCTTACCCAATCATCTGACTGGTATGGGCAACTTTGGGGAGGGCACGACTGGGCAGACCGTCCACCCAATACTGGGAACATAGATGAATGGCAAAGACGTAAACTGCACGAACCTGGCACTCACTTTAAATACAACGATGTAAGGGTAAATCTGCTGGCTTATTCGTTGCTTCAGGTTTGGCGCAAGCCCCTGCCCCAGGTACTGAAAGAAAAGGTCATGGATAAGATAGGCGCTTCAACTACCTGGCGTTGGTTTGGCTATGACAATTCGTGGGTAAACGTAGATGGTACCAAGGTGCAATCAGTAAGCGGTGGCGGACACTCAGGCGGAGGTTTATTTATCAATACTGAAGATCATGCGCGCTTTGGCTTATTGTTTTTGAATAATGGCAACTGGAACGGAAAACAAATATTTTCGCCCCAATGGATCAAAGCTGCTACTACCTCCTCTAAAGCCAATGTAAACTATGGCTACATGTGGTGGCTCAACAAACAAGGGGCAAGGCATTGGGCTGGAGTGTCAGAAAGAGTCTATTATGCCGCCGGTTTTGGAGGAAATTTTATTGTGATAGCTCCACAACACAACCTGGTAATTGTAACACGTTGGCTTGCGCCTTCCAAAGTGGGAGAAATGGTAAAAAAGGTGATCAAATCTTTAGATTGA
- a CDS encoding NADase-type glycan-binding domain-containing protein: MKTKKTIFIVCLTAIFSWLVIGCGEKKEQSASDRAQEFSNRLIKVINEFENERTQALEVITISNARMGKDMSSSNMSAKKKADNYERDWKKIAVSVKAMEAKFNAIEQSSKAYFNQLYSINESISSDDLRKKEFSKNTALKKNWDKVYQKAQQDMRNIKTVLEEGNDLHKVLISSVMRSKITDNVSQMHNISSRARKVVKELSSFSVESKKILQGGFTSYRTPKNKATESTNQHRKNQETSGEQPDPTPKVNNDAPLIEVLSNEINASSYLSTDGFVYKPANVNDNDLKTWWSPKRDDFSTNWLQVIFDSAEPIRAIEVHGGSHYPDYPKHGDIFRMNHRVKTATLEFSDGSKETIRLKDIDAVQEFQFRPRNTRYIILKVKTWYPSERWKDICVSHFKAFK, encoded by the coding sequence ATGAAAACAAAAAAAACAATATTTATTGTATGCCTGACGGCTATATTTTCTTGGCTGGTGATAGGCTGCGGAGAAAAAAAAGAACAATCTGCCAGTGATCGGGCACAAGAATTTTCCAATCGTTTGATCAAGGTAATAAACGAGTTTGAAAATGAACGTACCCAAGCTTTAGAGGTGATCACGATCTCGAACGCCAGGATGGGAAAAGATATGTCTAGTAGCAATATGTCTGCTAAAAAGAAAGCCGATAACTATGAGAGAGATTGGAAAAAAATCGCAGTAAGCGTTAAAGCAATGGAGGCAAAGTTTAATGCCATTGAGCAAAGCTCAAAAGCTTATTTTAACCAACTGTACAGTATCAATGAAAGCATTAGCAGCGACGATTTGCGTAAAAAAGAGTTTAGCAAAAATACGGCGTTGAAAAAAAACTGGGATAAAGTATACCAGAAAGCCCAACAAGATATGCGGAACATAAAAACTGTGTTAGAAGAGGGTAATGATTTGCATAAGGTGTTGATTTCCAGTGTTATGAGGTCAAAGATTACTGATAATGTTAGCCAAATGCACAATATATCGAGCCGGGCGCGCAAAGTAGTGAAAGAGCTGAGCAGTTTTTCGGTAGAGAGCAAAAAGATACTACAGGGTGGTTTTACTAGCTACCGCACCCCAAAAAACAAGGCAACGGAATCAACTAATCAGCATCGTAAAAACCAGGAGACATCAGGTGAGCAACCCGACCCTACCCCCAAGGTAAACAATGATGCCCCGTTGATCGAAGTATTGAGTAACGAAATCAATGCTTCGAGTTATTTATCTACTGATGGTTTTGTATATAAACCTGCCAACGTAAATGATAATGACCTGAAAACCTGGTGGTCGCCCAAGCGTGATGATTTTTCAACTAATTGGTTACAAGTCATTTTTGACTCCGCAGAGCCTATCAGGGCTATTGAAGTACACGGAGGTTCTCATTACCCTGATTACCCAAAGCATGGCGATATTTTTAGGATGAATCATCGGGTAAAAACTGCCACACTTGAGTTTTCTGACGGAAGCAAAGAAACCATTCGCCTCAAAGACATAGATGCAGTGCAAGAGTTTCAATTTCGCCCGCGTAATACCCGCTACATTATACTTAAAGTCAAAACCTGGTACCCTTCCGAAAGATGGAAAGACATCTGTGTATCACATTTCAAGGCATTTAAATAA
- a CDS encoding RNA-guided endonuclease InsQ/TnpB family protein, translating to MLQVVKTYKYKLRNLSATQTQKLSSWVGACRFVYNLALETKQYAYKAYGVNLSRFDLDKELKTLKDVEWIKDVPSQSLQDVLQRLEKAYQSFFKGGGFPKWAKKGKYNSITLKSVTRDNCGAGRFVLPKLGEVKTFYSREIPKEAKLKRATIIKESDGFYISIMFSTITQPLPSNNQTVGLDWGIEHFLTTSDGEHIANPRLFQHYQKKLRIEQRSLSRKKKGGSNFKKQARKLVKLQAKIARIRNDFQHKVSKSLILKYGSIAVENLKVRNMTGSAKGTTEALGKNVKAKSGLNRSILDTAPSMFLDKLEYKSKWHERTFVKVNPKRTSQVCSECGHKDKESRKTQAKFVCTSCGTKLNADINAAKNMEARAFASIR from the coding sequence ATGCTCCAAGTAGTGAAGACATACAAATACAAGCTCCGAAATTTGTCGGCTACCCAAACTCAAAAACTGAGTAGCTGGGTGGGTGCTTGTCGGTTTGTGTACAACCTCGCTTTGGAGACCAAACAATACGCCTACAAAGCCTACGGGGTTAACTTGTCTCGCTTTGATTTGGATAAGGAGCTCAAAACCCTCAAGGATGTTGAATGGATCAAAGATGTTCCATCACAGAGTCTTCAGGATGTGCTCCAAAGGCTTGAGAAAGCCTATCAATCTTTCTTTAAGGGTGGTGGCTTTCCCAAATGGGCGAAAAAAGGCAAATACAATTCTATCACTCTAAAGTCAGTCACTCGTGACAACTGTGGGGCAGGTCGTTTTGTTCTTCCAAAACTAGGCGAGGTCAAAACCTTCTACTCACGAGAAATCCCCAAAGAAGCCAAACTTAAGCGAGCAACCATCATCAAAGAATCGGATGGTTTCTATATTTCTATTATGTTCTCAACGATCACCCAACCACTTCCGAGCAATAACCAAACTGTGGGATTGGATTGGGGGATAGAACATTTTCTAACAACCTCAGATGGCGAACACATTGCCAATCCGCGCCTTTTTCAGCACTACCAAAAAAAGCTCAGGATTGAACAACGAAGCCTTTCCCGCAAAAAGAAAGGAGGGAGCAACTTCAAGAAGCAAGCCCGAAAACTTGTCAAACTTCAGGCTAAAATTGCCCGTATTCGCAACGATTTTCAACACAAAGTCAGCAAAAGCTTAATTCTCAAATATGGCTCTATTGCGGTTGAAAACCTCAAAGTTCGCAATATGACTGGTAGCGCCAAAGGAACCACTGAAGCACTTGGAAAGAATGTCAAAGCCAAATCAGGTCTTAATCGCTCTATTCTGGACACGGCGCCTTCTATGTTTTTGGATAAGCTGGAGTACAAATCGAAATGGCACGAACGAACTTTTGTCAAGGTAAACCCAAAGCGTACTTCCCAGGTATGCTCTGAATGTGGGCACAAAGACAAAGAAAGCAGGAAAACACAAGCCAAATTTGTGTGTACATCTTGTGGTACAAAACTAAACGCAGACATCAATGCTGCAAAAAATATGGAGGCAAGGGCTTTTGCCTCCATCCGCTAA
- a CDS encoding MFS transporter codes for MTQPKVNPLIKITLLIGGTLVSMGDAVVMPLQPAIAKSFAQVPNIKLLVNYVLVFNALFIAIGATIVGLLIERFSKKKLLIAAFALYGLAGTSGLYLNNIYLLIVSRALIGLSIAGIMTILFTFVADYFEGEARSRFMGFINGFSLWASVAFLYVVAPLAAKSWHHPFAMYGVAFLLIPLAIISLHDKKPVGSPPPSDPTATTTVASDNLSTTSYPKALVILVYTISFVAVTLVSLTFIKLPDIIVARFSTDIYYIVTGFAVFLASGAASSMFLYTPIKQRLHYQLIYALVFIVIGIGFITINQANTYPVFLIGVGLAGLGYGLNGTNTSLWIMSLVPLALVGRFMGIFTSLLFFAIFVSPNITSVALKFMDVSSAFLTYGIIMLVLAIGLLLHGIVLSKKAEA; via the coding sequence ATGACTCAACCAAAAGTAAATCCGCTGATTAAAATTACCCTACTTATAGGGGGCACTTTAGTGTCAATGGGTGACGCAGTAGTAATGCCACTGCAACCCGCTATCGCCAAAAGCTTTGCACAAGTACCTAATATAAAGCTATTGGTAAACTATGTATTGGTGTTCAATGCGTTGTTTATTGCTATAGGAGCCACCATAGTGGGCTTACTCATCGAAAGATTTAGCAAAAAAAAGTTACTCATTGCTGCCTTTGCTTTATATGGGTTGGCAGGCACATCGGGGCTGTACCTCAACAATATTTACTTGCTCATAGTATCGCGCGCCCTTATAGGCTTGTCTATTGCGGGCATCATGACCATTTTGTTTACCTTTGTTGCCGATTATTTTGAGGGAGAAGCCCGCAGCAGGTTTATGGGGTTTATCAATGGCTTTAGTTTGTGGGCAAGCGTGGCTTTTTTGTATGTAGTAGCTCCATTGGCTGCCAAAAGCTGGCACCACCCTTTTGCGATGTATGGGGTAGCTTTTTTACTTATTCCATTGGCAATCATATCGCTTCATGACAAAAAACCAGTTGGCAGTCCCCCTCCCAGCGATCCAACAGCTACCACCACAGTAGCGTCAGATAACCTCTCTACCACCTCTTACCCCAAAGCACTGGTGATATTGGTCTATACTATTTCTTTTGTGGCGGTTACACTGGTAAGTTTAACTTTTATCAAATTACCCGACATCATTGTGGCAAGGTTTAGCACAGATATTTACTATATCGTGACTGGCTTTGCGGTATTTTTGGCTTCTGGTGCGGCCAGCTCTATGTTTTTGTATACGCCCATTAAACAAAGGCTGCATTACCAATTGATTTATGCATTGGTATTTATTGTGATAGGTATCGGATTCATCACTATCAATCAAGCCAACACCTACCCTGTGTTTTTGATAGGAGTAGGTTTGGCAGGTTTGGGTTATGGGCTCAATGGCACCAATACCAGCCTGTGGATTATGAGTTTAGTGCCCCTTGCCTTGGTTGGGCGTTTCATGGGTATATTTACCAGTTTATTGTTCTTCGCTATTTTTGTTTCGCCCAATATTACCAGTGTTGCGCTTAAGTTTATGGATGTTTCTTCTGCATTTTTGACGTATGGTATCATCATGCTTGTTTTGGCAATTGGTTTATTGCTGCATGGCATTGTACTTAGTAAAAAAGCTGAAGCATAA
- the bshB1 gene encoding bacillithiol biosynthesis deacetylase BshB1, whose product MKLDILALGVHPDDVELACSGTVISHINRGKKVGIVDFTRGELGTRGTAETRKAESEAASKILGVEVRENLEMADGFFQNDKAHQLKLIAALRKFQPEIVLANALDDRHSDHGRAAKLAIDACFYAGLVKVETLDAQGNIQAPWRPKQIYHYVQDRYMKPDLIVDVTPFWEQRMEAVKAFKTQFFISGNEDNEPATPISTPDFMLFLEARAREFGRLIGVKYGEGFVSRTPIGTTNLFELK is encoded by the coding sequence ATGAAATTGGACATATTGGCATTGGGGGTGCACCCCGACGATGTAGAGCTGGCGTGCAGTGGTACCGTTATTTCTCATATAAATAGGGGTAAAAAAGTGGGTATTGTAGACTTTACCAGAGGCGAATTGGGCACGCGAGGCACCGCCGAAACCCGCAAGGCAGAGTCTGAAGCTGCTTCTAAGATTTTGGGGGTAGAGGTGCGCGAAAACCTGGAAATGGCAGATGGCTTTTTTCAAAATGACAAAGCCCACCAACTAAAATTGATTGCTGCATTGAGAAAGTTCCAGCCCGAAATAGTACTTGCCAATGCGCTCGATGATCGTCACTCTGACCACGGCAGAGCTGCCAAACTTGCCATAGATGCTTGTTTTTATGCTGGATTGGTAAAAGTAGAAACCCTTGACGCACAAGGCAACATTCAAGCACCTTGGCGACCTAAACAAATTTACCACTATGTACAAGACCGCTACATGAAGCCTGATTTGATTGTAGATGTTACCCCATTTTGGGAGCAACGGATGGAAGCAGTCAAAGCTTTTAAAACACAGTTTTTTATTTCAGGCAACGAAGACAACGAGCCTGCTACACCTATATCTACCCCTGATTTTATGCTTTTTTTGGAAGCCCGCGCCCGCGAGTTTGGACGCTTGATTGGGGTAAAGTATGGCGAAGGTTTTGTGAGTCGTACCCCTATAGGAACCACCAATTTGTTTGAATTGAAATAG